Proteins encoded together in one Sphingomonas radiodurans window:
- a CDS encoding LysR family transcriptional regulator has protein sequence MTAAARHLHLSQSAISHALARLRVAFDDELFVRAGNAIVPTALARSIIDPVRDALQGVEQALVAAARFDPATATRGFRIGLRQANEARVFAGIVARAVRAAPGVTLASVNFRRSEVAGALARGELDLAIDVPSDATAGLRAVPVQSDTMVIAARRGHPKVAGGIDLEAYLAADHVQASPRSSGPGLEDEALAAMDRTRRVAIRCQNIWSAWQIVAQSDMLLTLLGTHAEALLSTADNQIVPLPFAIAQRPLQLLWHPAAERDPGNAWLRGLVLAQFAPD, from the coding sequence GTGACCGCGGCGGCGCGGCACCTGCATTTGTCGCAGTCCGCGATCAGCCACGCGCTCGCCCGGCTGCGCGTGGCGTTCGACGACGAATTGTTCGTGCGTGCCGGCAATGCGATCGTGCCGACCGCACTCGCCCGGTCGATTATCGATCCGGTGCGCGACGCGCTGCAGGGGGTGGAGCAGGCGCTGGTCGCCGCGGCGCGCTTCGACCCCGCCACCGCGACGCGCGGCTTTCGCATCGGCCTGCGCCAGGCGAACGAGGCGCGGGTGTTCGCCGGCATCGTTGCACGCGCCGTCCGCGCCGCGCCGGGCGTGACGCTGGCGAGCGTCAACTTTCGCCGCAGCGAAGTCGCCGGCGCGCTGGCGCGTGGTGAGCTGGATCTCGCGATCGACGTGCCGAGCGACGCGACCGCCGGGCTGCGCGCAGTACCGGTGCAGAGCGACACGATGGTGATCGCGGCGCGGCGCGGCCACCCCAAGGTGGCGGGCGGGATTGACCTCGAAGCGTATCTCGCCGCCGACCATGTGCAGGCCTCGCCCCGATCGTCGGGCCCGGGGCTGGAGGACGAAGCGCTCGCCGCGATGGACCGGACGCGGCGGGTGGCGATCCGCTGCCAGAACATCTGGTCGGCGTGGCAGATCGTCGCGCAGTCGGACATGCTGCTGACGTTGCTCGGCACCCATGCCGAGGCGCTGCTGTCGACCGCGGACAATCAGATCGTGCCGCTGCCCTTCGCGATCGCGCAGCGCCCGCTGCAACTGCTGTGGCATCCCGCGGCGGAGCGCGATCCGGGCAATGCGTGGTTGCGTGGGCTGGTTCTCGCGCAGTTCGCGCCCGACTAG
- a CDS encoding flavin reductase family protein — translation MKFVMSDLPPRHRYKLLVSTVTPRPIAWVTTRGRNGVVNAAPYSFFNAMGDDPPLLVLGLLKDGTGANKDTATNIIEAGEFVVNLVSEHDAETMNLSCVDAPRDVSEIDYAGIATTPAERVSPPLIATAPVSFECVKRELLEIGPRQVIAVGEVLVTHIRDEFIADPEKLHVDTAAMKLIGRMHGTGTYLRNTDTFTMTRPAYDPARIDGEAR, via the coding sequence ATGAAATTCGTTATGTCCGATCTGCCGCCGCGGCACCGCTACAAGCTGCTCGTCTCCACCGTCACGCCGCGGCCGATCGCCTGGGTCACGACACGTGGGCGCAACGGCGTGGTGAATGCCGCGCCGTACAGCTTCTTCAACGCAATGGGGGACGATCCGCCGCTGCTCGTGCTCGGGTTGCTCAAGGACGGCACCGGCGCAAACAAGGATACCGCGACCAACATCATCGAAGCCGGCGAGTTCGTCGTCAACCTCGTGAGCGAGCATGATGCCGAGACGATGAACCTGTCGTGCGTCGATGCGCCACGTGACGTCAGCGAGATCGATTACGCCGGGATCGCCACGACACCCGCCGAGCGCGTATCGCCCCCGCTGATCGCCACAGCGCCGGTAAGCTTCGAATGCGTCAAGCGCGAGTTGCTGGAGATCGGGCCGCGGCAGGTGATCGCAGTCGGCGAGGTGCTGGTTACGCATATCCGCGACGAATTCATCGCCGATCCCGAGAAGTTGCACGTCGATACCGCGGCGATGAAGCTGATCGGGCGGATGCACGGCACCGGCACGTACCTGCGCAACACCGACACGTTCACGATGACGCGGCCGGCATACGACCCGGCACGGATTGATGGAGAAGCGCGATAA
- a CDS encoding acyl-CoA dehydrogenase family protein, with translation MSNIFTIPELDDLRMSEGARPLFDAVKRFIHDHVDPITEEYQRLGEGRADRWAFGPGQLELLQGAKDKAKAAGLWNFFLPNADTGEGLSNLDYAYIAAELGKSPLASEALNCSAPDTGNMEVLERVGTPEQKKQWLEPLLAGEIRSAYAMTEPDVASSDAKNVRCQARLEGDEWVINGEKYYISGAGDPRCKVMITMVQTNPDAPSSQQQSQILVPIDAPGVNILGPMHVFGADHAPRGHMHIRFENVRVPKENILLGEGRGFEISQVRLGPGRIHHCMRTIGKAEVALDLMVKRGNSREAFGRSLIMLGKNLELVSRARIEIEAMRLMVLKAAKAMDVLGNREARVWVSMVKAMVPEKTCQIIDQAIQIHGATGISKWTPLAELYADVRHLRFADGPDEVHHMVVGRNELALH, from the coding sequence ATGTCGAACATCTTCACGATCCCCGAACTCGACGATCTGCGTATGTCGGAAGGTGCGCGCCCGCTGTTCGATGCGGTGAAGCGCTTCATCCACGACCATGTCGATCCGATCACCGAGGAATATCAGCGGCTAGGCGAGGGCCGCGCCGATCGCTGGGCGTTCGGCCCTGGTCAGCTCGAACTTCTGCAGGGCGCGAAGGACAAGGCTAAGGCCGCGGGCCTGTGGAATTTCTTCCTGCCCAACGCCGATACGGGCGAGGGGCTGTCGAACCTCGACTATGCCTATATCGCCGCCGAGCTCGGCAAGTCGCCGCTCGCGTCCGAAGCGCTGAACTGCTCGGCGCCCGACACCGGCAACATGGAAGTGCTCGAGCGCGTCGGCACCCCCGAACAGAAGAAGCAGTGGCTCGAGCCGCTGCTCGCCGGCGAGATCCGCTCGGCCTATGCGATGACCGAGCCGGACGTCGCCTCGTCCGACGCCAAGAACGTGCGCTGCCAGGCGCGGCTCGAGGGTGACGAATGGGTCATCAACGGCGAGAAATATTACATTTCGGGCGCGGGCGACCCGCGCTGCAAGGTGATGATCACGATGGTGCAGACCAACCCCGACGCGCCCTCGTCGCAGCAGCAATCGCAGATCCTGGTGCCGATCGACGCCCCGGGCGTGAATATCCTCGGGCCGATGCACGTCTTCGGCGCCGATCACGCGCCCCGCGGGCACATGCACATCCGCTTCGAGAATGTTCGCGTGCCCAAGGAGAACATCCTGCTGGGTGAAGGGCGCGGCTTCGAGATCTCGCAGGTCCGCCTCGGGCCGGGGCGCATCCACCATTGCATGCGCACGATCGGCAAGGCCGAAGTCGCGCTCGACCTGATGGTGAAGCGCGGCAATTCGCGCGAGGCGTTCGGCCGCTCGCTGATCATGCTGGGCAAGAACCTCGAACTCGTCAGCCGCGCGCGGATCGAGATCGAAGCGATGCGGCTGATGGTGCTGAAGGCAGCCAAGGCGATGGACGTGCTCGGCAACCGCGAGGCCCGCGTCTGGGTCAGCATGGTCAAGGCGATGGTGCCCGAGAAGACCTGCCAGATCATCGACCAGGCGATCCAGATCCACGGCGCGACCGGCATCTCGAAATGGACGCCGCTCGCCGAGCTGTATGCCGACGTCCGCCACCTGCGGTTCGCGGACGGGCCCGACGAGGTGCACCACATGGTGGTCGGCCGCAACGAACTTGCCCTGCACTGA
- a CDS encoding aldehyde dehydrogenase (NADP(+)), which produces MNEQALASRAEFRSVDAATGEPFGDAFATDDHVDVDAACAAADAAFDTFRATTAEQRAVFLERIGQEIIGIGDALIVAAMRESGLPRARLEGERGRTVGQLNLFAGVLRAGAWQGVRIDPALPDRQPLPRPDLRMRMIPLGPVAVFGASNFPLAFSTAGGDTASALAAGCPVVVKGHPAHPATGALVADAIRRAVIACDLPAGVFSHLVGPGNDLGGALVQDPRIAAVGFTGSRAGGLALVKLAQARAVPIPVYAEMSSINPVILLPAALEARGSALGTAFVGSLTMGAGQFCTNPGLVLAIEGEGLDAFVAAAAEAMAQARPAPMLTSGIHAAYNEGVAALDRHDAVELIARGCAGEGVSEGQGAFFATSAANFLADEALGHEVFGASSLLVRCRDEAELRAVLSAAEGQLTATLQMDDGDTSLAARLVPLLERKAGRILANGWPTGVEVAHAMVHGGPFPATSDGRTTSVGSLAIDRFLRPVSYQNLPLMLLPAAVRDDTTLPRLIDGKPTN; this is translated from the coding sequence ATGAACGAGCAAGCGTTGGCGAGCCGTGCCGAGTTCCGATCGGTGGACGCCGCAACAGGCGAACCGTTCGGCGATGCCTTCGCGACCGATGATCACGTCGACGTCGATGCCGCCTGCGCCGCCGCGGACGCGGCGTTCGACACCTTTCGTGCGACCACCGCGGAACAGCGCGCTGTTTTCCTCGAGCGCATCGGCCAGGAGATCATCGGCATCGGTGACGCGCTGATCGTCGCCGCGATGCGTGAAAGCGGCCTGCCGCGCGCGCGACTGGAAGGCGAGCGCGGGCGCACCGTTGGTCAGTTGAACCTGTTTGCCGGCGTGCTGCGCGCTGGCGCTTGGCAAGGCGTCCGGATCGATCCCGCGCTCCCCGATCGTCAACCGCTGCCGCGTCCCGACCTGCGGATGCGCATGATCCCGCTCGGCCCGGTCGCGGTCTTCGGTGCCTCCAATTTCCCGCTCGCCTTCTCCACCGCTGGCGGTGACACCGCCTCTGCGCTCGCGGCTGGCTGCCCCGTCGTCGTCAAGGGCCATCCGGCGCATCCCGCGACCGGCGCGCTGGTCGCCGATGCGATCCGCCGCGCGGTCATCGCCTGCGATTTGCCCGCCGGCGTCTTCTCGCACCTCGTCGGGCCCGGCAACGACCTTGGCGGCGCGCTGGTGCAGGATCCGCGGATCGCCGCCGTCGGCTTCACCGGCTCACGCGCCGGCGGTCTGGCGCTGGTCAAGCTGGCGCAGGCGCGCGCCGTGCCGATCCCGGTCTACGCCGAGATGTCGAGCATCAATCCCGTCATCCTGTTGCCCGCAGCGCTCGAGGCGCGCGGAAGTGCGCTCGGCACCGCATTCGTCGGCTCGCTGACGATGGGCGCAGGCCAGTTCTGCACCAACCCCGGCCTCGTCCTGGCGATCGAGGGCGAGGGGCTCGACGCTTTCGTCGCGGCTGCGGCCGAGGCGATGGCGCAGGCACGTCCGGCCCCGATGCTCACCAGCGGAATCCATGCCGCTTACAACGAAGGCGTTGCTGCGCTGGATCGGCATGACGCCGTCGAGTTGATAGCACGCGGCTGCGCCGGTGAGGGCGTGAGCGAAGGGCAGGGTGCGTTCTTCGCGACGAGCGCCGCTAACTTCCTCGCCGACGAGGCGCTCGGGCACGAGGTGTTCGGCGCATCCTCGCTGCTGGTCCGCTGCCGCGACGAGGCGGAGCTGCGCGCGGTGCTGTCCGCAGCAGAAGGGCAACTCACCGCGACGCTGCAGATGGACGATGGTGACACCAGCCTTGCGGCACGGCTGGTGCCGCTGCTGGAGCGCAAGGCCGGCCGCATCCTGGCCAACGGCTGGCCGACCGGCGTCGAAGTGGCGCACGCGATGGTGCATGGTGGGCCGTTCCCGGCAACGTCGGATGGCCGGACGACATCGGTCGGCAGTCTGGCGATCGACCGTTTTCTGCGGCCGGTCTCGTACCAAAACCTTCCGCTGATGCTGCTGCCCGCAGCGGTCCGTGACGATACGACGCTGCCCCGTCTGATCGACGGTAAGCCTACAAACTAA
- a CDS encoding alkylphosphonate utilization protein — MPDDDYVYDENSGEWVQATALTATDPLAGPVEVRDAVGNLLADGDQVTLVKDLAVKGAGQTLKRGTLIKSIRLTGDPQEIDCRYEGVKGLVLRAEFVRKR; from the coding sequence ATGCCCGACGACGATTATGTCTATGACGAGAACAGCGGCGAATGGGTTCAAGCTACCGCGCTGACGGCTACGGACCCGCTTGCCGGACCGGTGGAGGTGCGAGATGCGGTCGGCAACCTGCTGGCGGACGGAGACCAAGTCACGCTCGTGAAAGATCTTGCCGTCAAGGGCGCCGGCCAGACGCTGAAGCGCGGGACGCTCATCAAGTCGATCCGGCTGACGGGCGACCCGCAGGAGATCGACTGCCGTTACGAGGGCGTCAAGGGCCTCGTGCTGCGCGCAGAGTTCGTCCGCAAGCGATAG
- a CDS encoding thioesterase family protein yields MTEAIFTRDGAAFVASRYAAGPWHPELQHGGAPSALVAWAAEQVPTASPMRVARVTVELLRPVPVDRLEVETEVIRDGRKIQLVQVRLLHAGKEVTRGNVLRVRIADEPLPEGAAIEGGPGSPDDVAPDTRFKRGFPDSVNFGANFDMRRIRGGFGELGPGKMWFRQHRALIAGEPQTPVTRAMAVADFSNGIAPMLPFDAWTFLNADLTVSFARAPVGEWLFSDAETWLGDDGAGLAMTRLGDSRGWFGRAVQSLLVERR; encoded by the coding sequence ATGACCGAAGCCATCTTCACCCGCGACGGCGCGGCGTTCGTGGCGAGCCGCTACGCCGCCGGGCCGTGGCATCCCGAGCTCCAGCACGGCGGCGCGCCCTCCGCGCTGGTCGCCTGGGCGGCGGAGCAAGTGCCGACCGCATCGCCGATGCGCGTCGCGCGCGTGACGGTGGAGCTGTTGCGCCCGGTCCCGGTCGATCGGCTTGAGGTGGAGACCGAGGTGATCCGCGACGGGCGCAAGATCCAGCTCGTCCAGGTGCGGCTCCTCCACGCTGGCAAGGAAGTGACGCGCGGGAACGTGCTGCGCGTGCGGATCGCGGACGAGCCGCTGCCGGAGGGCGCCGCCATCGAAGGCGGGCCGGGCTCGCCCGACGATGTGGCGCCCGACACGCGATTTAAGCGTGGCTTCCCCGACAGCGTCAATTTCGGCGCGAACTTCGACATGCGGCGCATCCGCGGCGGATTCGGCGAATTGGGCCCCGGCAAGATGTGGTTCCGCCAGCACCGCGCGCTGATCGCCGGCGAGCCGCAAACCCCGGTGACGCGCGCGATGGCGGTGGCGGATTTCTCGAACGGCATCGCGCCGATGCTGCCGTTCGACGCTTGGACGTTCCTCAACGCCGACCTCACCGTCAGCTTCGCACGCGCGCCGGTGGGCGAGTGGCTCTTCTCCGATGCGGAGACGTGGCTCGGCGACGATGGCGCTGGACTGGCAATGACTCGCCTCGGCGACTCGCGCGGCTGGTTCGGCCGCGCGGTGCAGTCGCTCCTGGTCGAGCGGCGCTAA
- the hemF gene encoding oxygen-dependent coproporphyrinogen oxidase, with amino-acid sequence MTTLTLDAEQAAARQWFEHLRDLICAEFVSIERENGSDADFTYTPWDRIDPSGEPGGGGVRGVMKGKVFEKVGVNVSTVGGTFEGDFAKSIHGAGENPGFFATGISLVAHMANPQVPAVHMNCRFLVTTKRWFGGGADLNPPLPRDEDTADFHATLQAACDRYDPEYYPRYRQWADEYFYIPHRQVHRGVGGIFYDHLEGDFATNFAFTQDVGRAFLDAYPRIVRRRMAAPFTDADVAQMLAWRGRYAEFNLAYDRGTSFGLKTGGNIDAILMSLPPVATWA; translated from the coding sequence ATGACCACGCTGACCCTCGATGCCGAACAAGCCGCCGCACGCCAGTGGTTCGAGCATCTGCGCGACCTGATCTGCGCCGAGTTCGTGAGCATCGAGCGCGAGAACGGCTCGGACGCGGACTTCACCTATACGCCGTGGGACCGCATCGACCCGTCGGGCGAGCCCGGTGGCGGCGGCGTGCGTGGGGTGATGAAGGGCAAGGTGTTCGAGAAGGTCGGAGTGAACGTCTCGACCGTCGGGGGCACGTTCGAGGGCGATTTCGCCAAGTCGATCCACGGTGCGGGGGAGAATCCCGGCTTCTTCGCCACCGGCATCAGCCTGGTCGCACACATGGCCAATCCGCAGGTGCCGGCGGTCCACATGAATTGCCGCTTCCTGGTGACCACCAAGCGCTGGTTCGGCGGCGGGGCGGACCTCAATCCGCCGCTGCCGCGCGACGAGGATACCGCGGATTTTCACGCGACGCTGCAGGCCGCCTGCGATCGCTACGATCCGGAATATTACCCGCGCTATCGCCAGTGGGCGGACGAGTATTTTTATATCCCTCATCGCCAAGTTCATCGCGGGGTCGGTGGCATCTTCTACGATCATCTCGAAGGCGATTTCGCGACCAATTTCGCGTTTACGCAGGATGTCGGTCGGGCATTTCTCGACGCTTACCCACGTATCGTGCGCCGCCGCATGGCCGCGCCGTTCACCGATGCCGATGTCGCCCAGATGCTGGCGTGGCGTGGCCGCTACGCCGAGTTCAACCTGGCCTACGATCGTGGCACGTCGTTCGGCCTGAAGACCGGCGGCAACATCGACGCGATCCTGATGAGCCTGCCGCCAGTCGCAACTTGGGCATGA
- the araD1 gene encoding AraD1 family protein has translation MTLRLLQHRADDGERSVIAAVGDAAHYVLGIDSVRALAMRAITEGVGLADVVDRCERGATVDLASELAAGRLMSPIDHDDPAHLVMTGTGLTHLGSAEGRDKMHRAAAEAEEAGAPQTDSMRMFLEGVAGGKPAAGETGQQPEWFYKGDGSSLVAPGAPLTMPAFAQDGGEEPELAGIYLIGPDGTPFRLGICLANEFSDHVTERHNYLWLAHSKLRQAALGPELLVGPPPAHVEGTSRIVRDGTTIWEKPFLSGEANMSHSLANLEAHHFKYALFRRPGDIHVHFFGTATLSFADGVVTDAGDVFEIEAAPFTLPLRNPLARAAVEPVVVRAL, from the coding sequence ATGACCTTGCGCCTGCTTCAGCATCGCGCGGATGATGGCGAGCGATCGGTGATCGCCGCGGTCGGCGACGCTGCGCACTACGTCTTGGGGATCGATAGCGTTCGCGCGCTGGCCATGCGGGCGATCACCGAAGGCGTCGGCCTTGCCGATGTCGTCGACCGGTGCGAGCGCGGCGCAACGGTCGATCTTGCGTCGGAACTGGCCGCCGGCCGGCTGATGTCGCCGATCGATCACGATGATCCTGCGCATCTCGTGATGACCGGCACTGGCCTGACGCACCTCGGCTCGGCGGAGGGCCGCGACAAGATGCACCGCGCCGCCGCGGAAGCCGAGGAGGCCGGCGCTCCCCAGACCGACTCCATGCGCATGTTCCTCGAAGGCGTCGCAGGCGGCAAGCCGGCCGCGGGCGAAACCGGGCAACAGCCGGAATGGTTCTACAAAGGCGATGGCTCCAGCCTCGTCGCGCCGGGCGCGCCGCTGACCATGCCGGCCTTTGCGCAGGACGGCGGCGAGGAACCCGAACTGGCGGGCATCTACCTGATCGGGCCGGACGGCACGCCCTTTCGTCTCGGCATTTGCCTGGCCAATGAATTCAGCGATCACGTTACCGAACGCCACAATTACCTGTGGCTCGCGCATTCCAAGCTGCGTCAGGCCGCGCTTGGCCCCGAACTGCTCGTCGGTCCGCCGCCCGCGCATGTCGAAGGCACCAGCCGGATCGTTCGCGACGGCACGACGATCTGGGAAAAGCCCTTCCTGTCGGGCGAAGCGAACATGTCGCACTCGCTTGCCAATCTCGAGGCGCATCATTTCAAATACGCCCTCTTCCGCCGGCCGGGCGACATCCACGTGCACTTCTTCGGCACCGCGACGCTGTCGTTCGCCGACGGCGTTGTCACCGATGCCGGCGATGTGTTCGAAATCGAAGCCGCGCCATTCACGCTGCCGCTGCGCAATCCGCTGGCGCGTGCCGCGGTCGAACCCGTCGTCGTGCGGGCGTTGTGA
- a CDS encoding YciI-like protein — protein MSHFLLQYELSPQYLADRPRFRDEHLALAWRAADEGALILGGAVGDPIESALLLFRDAESATAFANADPYVREGLVFSWRVAPWATVVGAEAATPVRPSE, from the coding sequence ATGAGCCACTTCCTTCTCCAGTACGAATTGTCGCCGCAATACCTCGCGGACCGGCCACGGTTCCGGGACGAGCATCTCGCGCTCGCCTGGCGCGCGGCCGACGAGGGGGCGTTGATCCTCGGCGGCGCGGTCGGGGATCCGATCGAGTCCGCGCTTCTCCTGTTCCGGGATGCCGAAAGTGCCACGGCGTTCGCCAACGCCGACCCTTACGTTCGCGAAGGGCTGGTCTTCAGTTGGCGGGTGGCGCCATGGGCGACCGTGGTGGGCGCAGAAGCGGCTACGCCCGTTCGCCCGTCAGAATAG
- a CDS encoding alpha-N-arabinofuranosidase, which translates to MIDVALAVRRTAAVILLFGATLANAQTAPAPSEPPREATIKIDGGKPGPTYDRRIFTQFAEHLGTGVYGGLWVGPSSKIPNTRGFRNDVVGALKRLGVPVVRWPGGCFADEYHWREGIGPRGTRPVKVNTNWGGVTEPNTVGTHEFMELIDQLGAEPYISGNVGNGTPQEMAEWVEYITAPAGTLADLRAKNGRKSPWALPYFGIGNELWGCGGNMRAEYAADVTRRYSTFIKAPANTRILKIASGANSDDVAFTDTMMRIAGGQLDALSLHYYTVPGGWPPRASATVFDETGWAQTLAATLRMDDLITQHTAAMDKYDPAKRVWLAVDEWGTWYAGDPGTNPGFLRQQNTLRDAMVAAINLNIFARHADRVKMTAIAQMVDVLQAMILTDGSKMVLTPTYHVFAMYRPYMDGTVLPIEVASPWYNKDQYTMPAVSASAVRGKDGRVHVGLANLDPNRATPLTVTLNGIAATRVVGQLLTAPAMNALNAFDAPNTVAPAAFTDARIDAGRLTVTLPPKSVVMLALDGDKPE; encoded by the coding sequence ATGATTGATGTGGCGCTGGCGGTGCGGCGGACGGCCGCGGTGATCTTGCTGTTCGGCGCGACCCTCGCCAACGCCCAAACCGCCCCTGCACCATCCGAGCCGCCGCGCGAGGCGACGATCAAGATCGACGGCGGCAAGCCTGGTCCGACGTACGATCGTCGCATCTTCACGCAGTTCGCCGAACACCTCGGCACCGGCGTCTATGGCGGGCTGTGGGTCGGCCCGTCGTCGAAGATCCCCAACACGCGCGGTTTCCGCAACGACGTGGTTGGGGCGCTGAAGCGACTGGGCGTGCCCGTCGTGCGCTGGCCCGGCGGCTGTTTCGCCGACGAATATCACTGGCGCGAAGGCATCGGCCCGCGTGGCACTCGCCCGGTCAAGGTCAACACGAACTGGGGCGGGGTGACCGAACCCAACACCGTCGGCACCCACGAATTCATGGAGCTGATCGATCAGCTCGGCGCCGAGCCCTATATCTCGGGCAATGTCGGCAACGGCACGCCGCAGGAAATGGCGGAATGGGTGGAATATATCACCGCCCCCGCCGGCACCCTCGCCGATCTGCGCGCCAAGAACGGACGCAAGTCACCGTGGGCGCTGCCGTATTTCGGCATCGGCAACGAGCTATGGGGCTGCGGCGGCAACATGCGCGCCGAATATGCCGCCGATGTCACGCGACGCTATTCGACCTTCATCAAGGCCCCCGCCAACACGCGCATCCTGAAGATCGCCAGCGGCGCGAACAGCGACGACGTCGCCTTCACCGATACGATGATGCGCATCGCTGGCGGCCAGCTCGACGCGCTGTCGCTGCATTATTACACCGTCCCCGGCGGCTGGCCGCCGCGCGCGTCGGCGACGGTGTTCGACGAGACTGGCTGGGCGCAAACCTTGGCCGCAACGCTGCGGATGGACGATCTCATCACGCAGCATACCGCGGCGATGGACAAATACGATCCGGCCAAGCGCGTGTGGCTGGCGGTCGACGAATGGGGCACGTGGTACGCCGGCGATCCGGGCACCAATCCCGGTTTCCTGCGTCAGCAGAACACATTGCGCGATGCGATGGTCGCCGCGATCAATCTCAACATCTTCGCGCGTCACGCCGATCGCGTGAAGATGACGGCGATTGCCCAGATGGTCGATGTCCTCCAGGCGATGATCCTCACTGACGGATCGAAGATGGTGCTGACGCCGACCTACCACGTCTTCGCGATGTACCGGCCGTACATGGACGGCACCGTGCTGCCGATCGAGGTCGCCTCGCCGTGGTACAACAAGGATCAGTACACTATGCCCGCGGTCAGCGCCTCGGCGGTGCGCGGCAAGGACGGGCGGGTGCATGTCGGCCTCGCCAATCTCGATCCCAACCGCGCGACGCCACTGACGGTGACGCTGAACGGCATCGCGGCGACGCGTGTCGTTGGCCAACTGCTGACTGCGCCCGCAATGAACGCGCTGAATGCGTTCGACGCGCCGAACACCGTCGCGCCCGCCGCCTTCACCGATGCACGGATCGACGCAGGCCGGCTGACGGTGACGCTGCCGCCCAAATCGGTCGTCATGCTGGCGCTGGATGGCGACAAGCCCGAATAA
- a CDS encoding alpha/beta fold hydrolase, protein MSSTNTVLTGRNGLYAAGAALAALAFNQVSSRRAEHRYPPVGRILDVDGVAVHVLERGSGDPVVLIHGSGSLIQDFMTSGLVDRLAESRRVIVFDRPGYGYSARPRGTVWTPERQAALLVAACAQIGVERPVVMGHSWGTLVALAWALDHPEKLSRLVLASGYFFPTMRPDAVPTTIAGMPIIGDLISHTIAPIQTRLTGPFGNRMVFSPARPPQRFLDYMPFGLILRPQQLRATAADSGQMPAAAARLAKRYGELKLPVTILWGEGDKLVDQSIQSARLLRELSQAVGLEIAGGGHMIHHVRPDLVTNAILAPGLPVPA, encoded by the coding sequence ATGAGCAGCACCAACACCGTCCTGACCGGCAGAAACGGCCTGTACGCGGCAGGCGCGGCACTCGCGGCGCTGGCGTTCAATCAGGTGTCCAGCAGACGGGCCGAGCACCGCTACCCGCCCGTCGGCCGCATCCTGGACGTCGATGGCGTCGCGGTTCACGTGCTCGAACGCGGCAGCGGCGATCCCGTCGTGCTGATCCATGGCAGCGGATCGCTGATCCAGGATTTCATGACGAGCGGGCTGGTCGACCGACTCGCCGAGTCGCGGCGCGTGATCGTGTTCGATCGCCCCGGCTATGGTTATAGCGCGCGTCCACGGGGCACGGTCTGGACGCCCGAGCGCCAGGCCGCGCTGCTGGTTGCCGCGTGCGCACAAATCGGGGTCGAGCGACCGGTGGTGATGGGGCATAGCTGGGGCACGCTCGTGGCGCTCGCCTGGGCGCTCGATCATCCCGAAAAGCTGTCGCGGCTCGTGCTGGCCTCGGGCTATTTCTTCCCGACCATGCGCCCCGATGCGGTGCCGACGACGATCGCGGGCATGCCGATCATCGGCGATCTGATCTCCCATACGATCGCGCCGATTCAGACCCGGCTGACGGGGCCGTTCGGGAACCGGATGGTCTTTTCGCCTGCCCGTCCGCCCCAGCGGTTCCTCGATTACATGCCGTTCGGCCTGATATTGCGCCCGCAACAGCTTCGCGCGACCGCAGCAGACAGCGGCCAAATGCCGGCCGCCGCCGCCCGGCTCGCCAAGCGCTATGGTGAGCTAAAACTACCGGTGACGATCCTGTGGGGCGAAGGCGACAAGCTGGTGGACCAGTCGATCCAATCAGCGCGGTTGCTTCGCGAGCTCAGCCAAGCGGTTGGCCTGGAGATCGCGGGCGGCGGGCACATGATCCATCATGTCCGGCCGGATCTGGTCACGAACGCCATCCTTGCGCCGGGATTGCCGGTACCAGCGTGA